The genomic stretch ATGGATGATGAAGGCTTCGAAAAGCCCTCACCGTCGACCTGTGATGGTTGGCGGCTGCACTCTCATTGATCGGCAGATTTTTTGGGGAGTCGGAGGATTCGAGGAGAGCCAGGAAGGGGCGGCTGAGGAGCTCGCCCTGAGCCAGCGCATTCAAGCCCGGGGCCACAAAGTTGTTCTGAGTCCGCAGATTTCGGTTCATCACTATTTTCAAGGCGGTTGGACGCGGCTCTATGGCAACGCTTTTAGACACGGCCAGGCAAAGCCTGCCAACCAGAATCAGCGGCTGGATTCCATCTCGTCGCGTCAGGTTCTTTCCCTTTTGAGGCGCGGTAGGGCCATTGACCGACGCTTAGGCGAGAGTGCTCTCGCTCGGCTCTTGATTCCCAGCCTTGCTGCCTATTATTTTGTGGTATTGACAGGCTCCACTGTTGGAAAATGGTTGGGGCGAAGGTCAAATGCTCAAGATGGTTACTTGGAAGCAGTCGGCTCCCAGTCCCATCCCGACCTTTAGGCCCAAGGAGTTTGAGAATATTATGGTTAAAAATCTAATTAGGAAGTTTCCTCTTGCTCGTCGGGCCTATCGCCAGACGGCAGATGTTGCCAAGCCTGATATCTCGATCGCTCATCCCAAGATGATCCGCATCGAAGCATCCTCCTACTGCCAGTTAAAATGTCCTGCTTGTCCCACAGCCCAGGGTGATATCCATAAGAGCATCGTAGGTTCAAAGTTCCTCAAATTTGAAGATTTCAAAAGAATTGTGGATGCCGCTGATTGGATTATGGAGATTGAATTGAGCAATTGGGGAGAGATCTTTTTAAATCCGGAGATCGTCAAAATTTTCAATTATGCTTACAAAAAGGGAATAGACCTTGTTGCCTATAACGGAGTTAATTTTAATACCGTCAAAGATGAGGCACTCGAGGGCCTGGTTAAATATAAAGTCAAAGCTCTTACCTGTTCCATCGACGGTGCCTCTCAGGAAACCTACGTTCAATATCGTCGGCGTGGCAACTTTGACCAGGTGATAGCCAACATCCGTCGTCTCAATGAGTTTAAGAAGGCTTATAATTCTGAATATCCACGCCTCACTTGGCAGTTCGTTCTATTTCAACATAACAAGCACGAACTCGAAGCGGCACGGGCTATGGCCAAGGAACTCGGCATGGAGTTTTATACCAAGGTGTCTTGGGATGATAATCTGGCCGCCAAGAACGAAGACGGTGAAGTCATTCAGGAGGTGAGCCCGTGAGTGAAGAACTGAAGAGTCACCAAGAAGCCAGTCAACCTCAAGCGGAACGCCCTAAAGAGAAGTCGGTCAAAGACACCATCTCTGAGCTGGAAGAGAACAAGAATCAATATTACAAAGGTATTTGTTACCAGCTCTGGACCCAGCCCCAAATTCACGCTGACGGCAAAATCCTCGGCTGTTGCTCCAACTTTTGGGGAGATTTCGGCAGCGTATTTGATTTTCCGACTCTTTTAGAGGCTATCAATAACGATAAGATACGTTATGCACGCAAGATGTTGGCCGGCATTGAGCCTGAAAAAGAAGGAATCCCTTGTACTGATTGTCATCACTGGAAGGTGATAAGAGACATGAAGAATTGGGTGACTCAGGACGAGATCAACTCCTCCTACTAGAGGATCGCTGAAAACAGCTCATCTGCGGCGTTAATCGCCTTCCCGCTCACTCCATCTAGCATTGCGGGTCTTCGACCCGGCCAGTTGAGCCTACTCCCTCCGGTCGCTCAACTGACTGCCTATCCTCCAATTGGTCTCACGCGCCTCGTATTTCGGCCCTTTTGACGAATTTATCTACTTGCCTTGCATCAATCTGATGCCCGAGGCACCTGAACTGTTTTGAGCGATCCTCATATCTAATCTTTCTCAAAGTGAATACAGGGATGAGATAGGTGCTTTTGCGGATCTGTTTTTGGAGTCACAGTCCCTTTGAGACGCGTCGAGTGCGCGCGACGGAGCGTATTGGACTGCGGGATCACATTAAGTGATCGTGCTGTCCGAAGACGATCCGCGGCCGCAAGCGGGTGTCGAAAAGGGAACTTTGACTCCAAAAACAGACAGGAAAAAGTACTTCGAAGGGAACTAGTGAGCCTTGCTTTCTTCCATTGGTTGGCGCAGAATCCGCTTGCGGTATTGGTAAGAGATCATATGGAAGGGCTTACGGATAGGCCAGGTGAGCTTGAATAACAACCAACCAACTGGCAACAAAACCTTGCCGTAAAGGGGGCGGATCGCCTTGTGATATATGTTGGCGATAACCTTCCAGTAAAAAGGCAAGAGGAGCTTTCCGTAAATCATACCGGCAATAAATCGGAATGGTCTCGTCACCTGCCAATAGATCGGCACAATGGCTTTCCAGTAAAAGGGCATCAAAACTCGCCAGCGGAGATTGCCAATGACCCGCCAACGAAAAAGATTGGTTAGGCCATAGACTCGCCAATAGGTCCAATTGGCGATGGCCTTAATCCTCCAGTAAATCCAGCAGGCCGTGGGCCAAATGGCCCGCCAATAAATGAGCTGCAGGGTTCTGCGGGTCAGTCCACCTGTCAGTCGCACGGTCGCCTTGGGGGCTGGGTGAAACAGGAACCACATCAGGCGCCAGCGGAACTGATGATACAACTGGGTCAGCCAAAACAAGGTGGCCTTGGTATTGATCGCAGGCATATCGATCTTCATATTTTCACTGGGAGCCAGCATTCCGCGAAAATCCTGAAAGGCCGAATCATCCAAGCTGTGATGAAAAAAGATTCGACAGGTTTTGGAGAGAATCATCTGTCGACGAGCCGGTGAGCGATTGTACTCCGACTGGCTCGGCGGCGGATGCAGGTGGTAAATCTCCACGTCATTGAGCAAAAATCGGCAGCCATCTTTGGCCAACCGGTAGCCCAAGTCCACATCTTCAAATCCATAATACAAAAATGTTTTGCGAAACCATCCCAGACGTTTAAAG from Pseudobdellovibrionaceae bacterium encodes the following:
- a CDS encoding radical SAM protein, with amino-acid sequence MVKNLIRKFPLARRAYRQTADVAKPDISIAHPKMIRIEASSYCQLKCPACPTAQGDIHKSIVGSKFLKFEDFKRIVDAADWIMEIELSNWGEIFLNPEIVKIFNYAYKKGIDLVAYNGVNFNTVKDEALEGLVKYKVKALTCSIDGASQETYVQYRRRGNFDQVIANIRRLNEFKKAYNSEYPRLTWQFVLFQHNKHELEAARAMAKELGMEFYTKVSWDDNLAAKNEDGEVIQEVSP
- a CDS encoding glycosyltransferase family 2 protein, which encodes MLDLSIVIPTVGRLAPLRACLRSLLNQHRPTYAYQILVVCNPGSESVRAMTLEFRAMGLPVQYYFSEGRGANRARNKGAKIAEGRYLLFLDDDTELPDWDFLKRIRDRVVGHRTEVALGGFYLSPQGSSLPARVYNCAANLWMMKASKSPHRRPVMVGGCTLIDRQIFWGVGGFEESQEGAAEELALSQRIQARGHKVVLSPQISVHHYFQGGWTRLYGNAFRHGQAKPANQNQRLDSISSRQVLSLLRRGRAIDRRLGESALARLLIPSLAAYYFVVLTGSTVGKWLGRRSNAQDGYLEAVGSQSHPDL